A stretch of DNA from Streptococcus sp. NPS 308:
CAAGATCGATAACTATTCTCATCTTTTTATTATCGGTGATAAAATATTCAACCTTAACACCTGGCTCGTCCTTGATTTCAAGATACTCTGGAGAGCTTTCCGCAGCTTCGCGAAAGACTTCTTGAAATTCTTCCAGAGTAATTTCTGCAGGAATTTCCTCTCCAAATTCTCCCAACATATCCATCTTGTATCGTTTTACAACATCTGTGTAAACTAAAGTCAGAGTAACATCGGAGTTATCAATTCTTCCTTTGAGAACTTTGGTCGTTTCCTTGATTTCTTCTTTCACCTGACTTGACTTTGTAGATGAATCAACCGAACTTGCTGTACTACTTGAATCTGTTTTTGCGGTGTTGGTTTGACCACAGCCAGCAAGAGCAAGTAACGCCGCAAAAACTAATCCTAAAACTTTCTTCATTCAAAGTCTCCTATTCCACACTGAAAAGATATGGATATACAGGTTGTTGACCTTGGTGAATCTCTACTTCAACATCTTCGAATTCTTCTGCGATTTCTTGGGCGATTTGGTTGGCCAATTCTTCACTTCCATCTTCACCGACATAGAAAGTCACAATTTCACTATCTTCGTCTAGCATGTGTTTCAATGTTTCAGTCAAAGTTTGATGCATGTCCGGGTTTGACACGAGGATTTTCCCATCTACCATACCAAGATTGTCATTTTCGTGAATTTCCAAACCATCGATAGTCGTGTCACGAACGGCTGTTGTTACACTACCGCTGATGACATCACCGAGGGCTGCAGTCATACGTTCTTTGTTTTCTTCGATAGACTTGCTTGGATCAAAGGCAAGAAGACTGGTCAACCCTTGAGGAAGGGTACGAGCTTCTACCACTACTGCTGGTTGATCCAATACCTCTGCAGCAGATTGGGCCGCCATGAAGATATTTTTGTTGTTTGGCAAGAAGATAATGTTGCGAGCATTGACCTGTTCAACAGCCTTGATAAAGTCTTCTGTTGAAGGATTCATCGTCTGACCACCTTCAATGACATAATCCACACCTTGGGCACGGAAGATATCTGCTAAACCTTGACCAGCTACTACTGCGATAAGGGCGTATTCCTTCTCTTCAGCTGGCTTGCTGACTTGAGCTTCTTTTTCTACTTGAGCTTCGTGTTGGTTGCGCATATTATCTACTTTAACCTTGACCAA
This window harbors:
- a CDS encoding SP0191 family lipoprotein yields the protein MKKVLGLVFAALLALAGCGQTNTAKTDSSSTASSVDSSTKSSQVKEEIKETTKVLKGRIDNSDVTLTLVYTDVVKRYKMDMLGEFGEEIPAEITLEEFQEVFREAAESSPEYLEIKDEPGVKVEYFITDNKKMRIVIDLDLEKADMDRVKKTYFFKSLEDSVEDFKKPNTLIAGLKLQGFREE